A DNA window from Choristoneura fumiferana chromosome 24, NRCan_CFum_1, whole genome shotgun sequence contains the following coding sequences:
- the LOC141441621 gene encoding uncharacterized protein has protein sequence MVKIEVILFFVLSGITSNKAFISSHLKNVWSHINDKLYELVDEVFITLKINVNFTKSEKVADSFLLNNFVQNVSARNYKKYEEMYNLSKMTIDDNKTAYFIFIINEMMEEFIMLERKKLKPHISVKYYKNNLNNNSNNSNNSNGILFSEKNITFNMVKLNNEFNSKVEKSLIKDIVYKLLFANSKKSLRRSGDQDLKQWVLNASSLQTRRVYNGQAVSVVDFPFMASIHIERRFACAGAIIRKDFIITAASCLKPFHAAQRIPHLNLEVRVASDFTSQYGELIPVTEMYFHPHFNHESLSNNLAILKLRKRLKFNQKARKIMVDDKANKMPENAENIFILGWGSLNMKKEYQVETTPLSYAFVDVYNLQECKNVYSSFYVKDKNFCTGYVSEGSGACKNDIGGPAVVDSVLTGVISYGSPHCGQPDAPTVYTKLGYYADWINSVCDGNPEENNDIEPKSRYVSRPRDFMTSLESADYPSNVTSEIDTLAQLIGELDVVKHINSTLTEILKEKQTEDTNIKTITDKDGPTSKEADNDVINLDNVLQYFNQDSTSTTPESIAIPVDASEYENGQNYENIPIVNTKESEEETNNKNTYIDSKQFMSDDTKSSPPKSGKLTTDAGVDDFTIVDEWPRTRFDREILKEMIVTNVTDFESDTYNNNNNNNTQSGSFELIPLAPMSNEIQQSTSNVPISSKKEKKQILEIVFLTSTRPTRFSVKDSSSLREPPLPRNLPLIYYESSNRHKSFKESYF, from the exons atggtcaaaattgaaGTGATTTTATTCTTCGTTTTGTCTGGAATCACGTCCAATAAGGCCTTCATTTCTTCTCATTTGAAAAATGTCTGGAGTCACATTAATGATAAATTATATGAATTAGTTGATGAAGTATTTATTACACTGAAAATCAACgtaaattttacaaaatccgAAAAAGTAGCAGACAGTTTTTTGCTTAACAACTTTGTACAGAATGTATCAGCaagaaactataaaaaatatgaagaaatGTACAACTTAAGTAAAATGACCATTGACGACAATAAAACggcttatttcatttttatcatTAATGAAATGATGGAAGAGTTTATTATGCTAGAAAGGAAGAAACTGAAACCACATATCAGTGTAAAGTATTACAAGAATAATCTAAATAACAATAGTAAcaatagtaataatagtaaCGGTATTTTgttttccgaaaaaaatattacgttcAACATGGTTAAACTGAATAACgaatttaattcaaaagtagAAAAAAGTTTGATTAAGGACATTGTTTACAAACTTCTGTTTGCGAACTCTAAAAAGTCTTTGAGACGCTCTGGTGACCAAGATTTAAAACAGTGGG TGTTGAACGCGAGCAGCTTGCAGACGCGGCGAGTGTACAACGGGCAGGCCGTGTCGGTCGTAGACTTCCCCTTCATGGCCAGCATCCACATTGAGCGCCGCTTCGCCTGCGCCGGCGCCATCATCCGCAAGGACTTCATCATCACGGCTGCCTCATGCTTGAAACC ATTCCATGCCGCCCAAAGAATCCCACATCTAAATCTGGAAGTGCGCGTCGCCAGTGACTTCACTAGCCAGTATGGGGAGCTGATACCAGTAACAGAAATGTACTTCCACCCACACTTCAATCACGAGTCTTTGAGCAACAACCTGGCGATATTGAAGTTGAGGaaacgtttaaagtttaacCAGAAAGCAAGGAAGATAATGGTCGATGATAAAGCGAATAAGATGCCTGAGAATGCGGAGAATATATTCATATTAGGCTGGGGATCGTTAAAC ATGAAAAAAGAATATCAAGTTGAAACAACGCCCCTTTCGTACGCTTTTGTCGACGTGTACAATCTACAGGAATGCAAGAACGTTTATTCGAG cttCTATGTGAAAGACAAGAACTTCTGCACGGGATACGTCTCCGAAGGCAGCGGTGCTTGCAAA AACGACATCGGCGGCCCTGCGGTGGTGGACAGCGTACTGACCGGCGTCATCAGCTACGGCTCACCGCACTGCGGCCAGCCCGACGCGCCCACCGTCTACACCAAGCTGGGGTACTACGCCGATTGGATCAACAGCGTCTGCGACGGG AATCCTGAAGAAAATAACGACATTGAACCAAAATCTAGATATGTCTCTCGACCTCGCGATTTCATGACTTCTTTAGAATCTGCTGACTACCCTAGCAACGTAACATCTGAAATAGATACGTTAGCACAACTCATAGGGGAATTAGACGTTGTTAAACACATCAACTCAACATTAACTGAAATCCTAAAAGAGAAACAAACGGAAGATACTAACATAAAAACTATCACAGACAAAGATGGCCCAACTTCAAAGGAGGCAGATAATGATGTTATCAATTTAGATAATGTGCTTCAGTATTTTAATCAAGATTCAACCAGTACCACACCAGAAAGTATAGCTATTCCGGTAGATGCATCTGAATATGAAAATGGTCAAAACTATGAAAACATTCCCATTGTTAACACGAAAGAATCTGAAgaagaaacaaacaataaaaatacatacatagacaGTAAACAGTTTATGTCAGATGATACTAAATCCTCTCCGCCAAAATCCGGTAAATTAACGACAGATGCTGGAGTAGATGACTTCACCATAGTAGATGAATGGCCGCGAACCAGATTTGACAGAGAAATTTTAAAAGAGATGATTGTTACTAATGTTACCGACTTCGAATCTGacacctataataataataataacaataatacgcAAAGTGGCAGTTTTGAACTAATTCCTCTCGCTCCAATGTCCAATGAAATACAGCAGAGTACATCTAATGTGCCAATATCAAGcaagaaggaaaaaaaacaaatactagAAATTGTGTTCTTGACAAGTACACGGCCGACACGGTTCTCGGTAAAAGACTCGAGCTCCTTGAGGGAACCGCCTTTACCAAGAAATCTACCGCTAATTTACTATGAAAGTAGCAACAGGCACAAAAGTTTCAAAGAAAGTTACTTTTGA